One segment of Candidatus Schekmanbacteria bacterium DNA contains the following:
- a CDS encoding NAD-dependent epimerase/dehydratase family protein produces the protein MMKVLVTGAAGFIGSHLSEKLVSEGIEVIGIDSFLDYYPRQFKEKNLTNLKKSKNFKLIESSITEADLPAILSDINVVFHLAAQAGVRSSWGKQFSIYAKNNIEATQVLLENLKNCNIERFVYASSSSVYGDTSKLPMDEEDTPHPISPYGVSKLAGEHLSLLYYKNYSVPSVALRFFTVYGPRQRPDMAFHKFLKNIFEDKPIEVYGNGEQTRDFTYIADIVDATYSAAFANGAEGQVFNLGGGSRMKLKEILNIMQKLCGKEIKINYSETQKGDVKHTFANTAKARKILHFHPSTSVEEGIASEMEWIKEFYGF, from the coding sequence ATAATGAAAGTATTGGTAACAGGAGCAGCAGGATTTATAGGTTCTCATCTTTCTGAAAAGTTGGTCTCAGAAGGGATAGAAGTAATAGGCATCGATTCCTTTCTTGACTACTATCCAAGGCAATTCAAAGAAAAAAATCTTACAAATTTAAAGAAATCGAAAAACTTCAAACTTATCGAATCATCCATAACAGAAGCCGATTTACCAGCAATTCTTTCTGACATCAATGTAGTTTTTCACCTTGCGGCACAGGCAGGAGTGAGAAGCAGTTGGGGGAAGCAATTTTCTATCTATGCAAAGAATAATATAGAAGCAACGCAAGTACTTCTTGAAAATTTAAAAAACTGCAATATTGAAAGGTTTGTTTATGCTTCATCATCATCAGTTTATGGCGACACATCAAAACTTCCTATGGATGAAGAGGACACTCCCCACCCTATATCGCCGTATGGAGTATCAAAATTAGCAGGCGAGCATCTCTCACTTCTTTATTACAAAAATTATTCAGTGCCCTCAGTGGCTCTTAGATTTTTTACTGTCTATGGGCCAAGGCAAAGGCCGGATATGGCTTTTCACAAATTTTTAAAAAACATTTTCGAGGATAAACCAATTGAAGTCTATGGAAATGGAGAGCAAACTCGCGATTTTACATACATTGCAGATATTGTAGATGCTACTTACAGCGCTGCCTTTGCAAATGGTGCAGAAGGTCAGGTTTTCAATCTTGGCGGTGGGAGCAGAATGAAATTGAAGGAAATATTAAATATAATGCAAAAGCTTTGCGGAAAAGAAATAAAAATCAATTATAGTGAAACTCAAAAAGGCGATGTAAAGCATACCTTTGCAAATACTGCCAAAGCCCGCAAAATTCTGCATTTTCACCCATCCACATCTGTCGAGGAAGGAATTGCTTCTGAAATGGAATGGATAAAGGAGTTTTACGGCTTTTAG
- a CDS encoding glycosyltransferase family 2 protein codes for MKLSIVIPVYNEKDLVLKLLRKVEEKVQLNKEIIIVDDCSTDGTREILKNLENENKYKILFHSKNMGKGAALRTGFSQATGDIIMIQDADLEYDPSEYKILIDPILNDQADVVYGSRFLSGPHRVLLFWHYVGNKILTTFSNMMTNLNLSDMETCYKVFRRKVLEKINLKSNRFGFEPEFTAKIAKNKFRIYEVPISYHGRDYNEGKKITWKDGVVAIWCIIKYRFFD; via the coding sequence ATAAAACTTTCTATTGTCATTCCAGTCTATAATGAAAAAGACCTTGTGCTTAAGCTATTAAGAAAAGTTGAAGAAAAAGTTCAGCTTAATAAGGAAATAATTATTGTTGATGATTGTTCAACAGATGGAACAAGAGAGATATTGAAAAATCTGGAAAATGAGAACAAATACAAAATTTTATTCCATTCAAAAAATATGGGGAAAGGGGCGGCTCTACGGACAGGATTCAGCCAAGCAACAGGAGACATCATTATGATTCAAGATGCAGATCTTGAATATGATCCATCTGAATATAAGATTTTGATCGATCCTATTTTGAATGACCAAGCTGATGTTGTTTACGGATCAAGATTTTTATCAGGTCCCCATAGGGTTTTACTTTTTTGGCATTATGTTGGGAATAAAATTCTTACAACCTTTTCGAATATGATGACCAATCTGAATTTAAGCGATATGGAAACATGCTATAAGGTATTTAGAAGAAAAGTTTTGGAGAAGATAAATTTGAAATCTAATAGATTCGGATTTGAACCTGAATTTACTGCAAAGATAGCCAAAAATAAGTTCAGAATATATGAAGTCCCTATTTCTTATCATGGAAGAGATTATAATGAAGGAAAGAAGATAACATGGAAAGATGGCGTTGTTGCTATATGGTGTATAATAAAGTATAGGTTTTTTGATTGA